A single region of the Hippoglossus hippoglossus isolate fHipHip1 chromosome 17, fHipHip1.pri, whole genome shotgun sequence genome encodes:
- the ap1m1 gene encoding AP-1 complex subunit mu-1 produces the protein MSASAVYVLDLKGKVLVCRNYRGDVDMSEIEHFMTLLMDKEEEGTLSPILSHGGVRFMWIKHNNLYLVATSKKNASVSLVFSFLYKIVQVFSEYFKELEEESIRDNFVIIYELMDELMDFGYPQTTDSKILQEYITQEGHKLDTGAPRPPATVTNAVSWRSEGIKYRKNEVFLDVIESVNLLVSANGNVLRSEIVGSIKMRVFLSGMPELRLGLNDKVLFENTGRGKSKSVELEDVKFHQCVRLSRFENDRTISFIPPDGEFELMSYRLNTHVKPLIWIESVIEKHSHSRIEYMIKAKSQFKRRSTANNVEIHIPVPTDADSPKFKTTVGSVKWVPENSEIVWSIKSFPGGKEYLMRAHFGLPSVEAEDKEGKPPISVKFEIPYFTTSGIQVRYLKIIEKSGYQALPWVRYITQNGDYQLRTQ, from the exons ATGTCTGCGAGCGCCGTGTACGTCTTGGATTTAAAAGGAAAG GTCCTGGTGTGCCGAAATTACCGGGGAGATGTGGACATGTCGGAGATCGAGCACTTCATGACCCTTCTGatggacaaagaggaggaggggacgcTGTCTCCGATCCTGTCCCACGGGGGTGTCCGTTTCATGTGGATCAAACACAATAACCTCTACT tgGTTGCAACATCCAAGAAAAATGCTAGCGTTTCGCTGGTGTTTTCCTTCTTGTACAAAATAGTTCAG GTTTTTTCAGAGTATTTCAAGGAattggaggaggagagcatTAGAGATAACTTTGTCATCATTTATGAGCTGATGGATGAGCTGATGGACTTTGGCTATCCTCAGACCACTGACAGCAAGATTCTGCAAGA ATACATTACCCAGGAGGGGCACAAGCTAGACACTGGCGCCCCGCGACCCCCCGCCACTGTCACCAACGCTGTCTCCTGGAGGTCAGAGGGCATCAAGTACAGGAAGAACGAGGTTTTCCTGGACGTCATTGAGTCAGTCAACCTCCTG gtCAGTGCCAATGGTAATGTTCTTCGCAGTGAGATCGTCGGCTCCATTAAGATGCGTGTCTTCCTGTCTGGGATGCCCGAGTTGCGGCTGGGCCTTAACGACAAGGTTCTGTTTGAAAACACTGGAC GAGGGAAGAGTAAATCAGTAGAGCTGGAAGATGTCAAGTTCCACCAGTGTGTCCGCCTGTCTCGCTTTGAGAACGACCGCACAATCTCCTTCATCCCTCCGGATGGAGAGTTTGAGCTCATGTCCTATCGCCTCAACACTCAT GTGAAACCCTTGATCTGGATTGAATCGGTTATTGAGAAACACTCCCACAGTCGGATCGAGTACATGATCAAG GCGAAGAGTCAGTTCAAGAGGCGTTCCACGGCCAACAACGTGGAAATCCACATTCCTGTGCCAACGGACGCCGACTCACCCAAATTCAAGACCACAGTGGGCAGCGTGAAGTGGGTCCCAGAGAACAGTGAGATCGTCTGGTCGATCAAGTCCTTCCCT GGTGGAAAAGAGTATTTGATGCGAGCGCACTTCGGTCTGCCGAGTGTAGAGGCTGAAGACAAGGAGGGGAAGCCACCAATCAGTGTCAAGTTTGAGATCCCGTACTTCACCACCTCAGGCATCCAG GTGCGTTACCTGAAGATCATCGAGAAGAGTGGATACCAGGCCTTGCCGTGGGTGCGCTACATCACCCAAAATGGAG ATTACCAGCTCCGGACCCAGTAG
- the LOC117777737 gene encoding tropomyosin alpha-1 chain-like isoform X1, which produces MEAIKKKMQMLKLDKENAIDRAEQAESDKKAAEDKCKQLEDELLAMQKKLKGTDDELDKYSEALKDAQENLEMSEKKAGDAEGDVASLNRRIQLVEEELDRAQERLATALQKLEEAEKAADESERGMKVIENRAMKDEEKMEIQEMQLKEAKHIAEEADRKYEEVARKLVILEGELERAEERAEISELKCGDLEEELKNVTNNLKSLEAQSDKYSEKEDKYEEEIKVLSDRLKEAETRAEFAERTAAKLEKTIDDLEEKLSSAKEENLGMHQVLDQTLQELNSL; this is translated from the exons ATGGAGGCCATCAAGAAGAAGATGCAGATGCTGAAGCTGGACAAGGAGAACGCCATCGACAGGGCGGAACAGGCTGAGTCCGACAAAAAGGCAGCAGAGGATAAATGCAAGCAG CTGGAGGATGAGCTGCTGGCTATGCAGAAGAAGCTGAAGGGAACAGACGACGAGCTGGACAAGTACTCGGAGGCTCTGAAGGATGCTCAGGAGAATCTGGAAATGTCGGAGAAGAAGGCCGGAGAC GCCGAGGGCGATGTGGCGTCTCTGAACCGCAGGAtccagctggtggaggaggagttgGACCGTGCCCAGGAGAGACTGGCCACAGCCCtgcagaagctggaggaggcagagaaagctGCAGATGAGAGCGAAAG AGGCATGAAGGTGATTGAAAACAGAGCCATGAAAGacgaggagaagatggagatcCAGGAGATGCAACTCAAAGAGGCCAAGCACATTGCTGAGGAGGCCGACCGCAAATATGAGGAG GTTGCTCGTAAACTGGTCATCCTGGAGGGTGAGctggagagagcagaggagagggcgGAGATCTCAGAACT GAAATGTGGTGACCTGGAAGAGGAGCTCAAGAACGTCACCAACAACCTCAAATCGCTAGAGGCTCAGTCTGACAAG taCTCTgagaaagaagacaaatatgAGGAGGAGATAAAAGTCCTCAGCGACAGACTCAAGGAG GCGGAAACCCGTGCAGAGTTTGCAGAAAGGACAGCGGCTAAACTGGAAAAGACCATAGATGACTTAGAAG aGAAACTATCATCTGCAAAAGAGGAGAACCTAGGAATGCACCAAGTCCTGGACCAAACACTGCAGGAACTGAACAGCTTGTAA
- the LOC117777737 gene encoding tropomyosin alpha-1 chain-like isoform X2 yields the protein MEAIKKKMQMLKLDKENAIDRAEQAESDKKAAEDKCKQLEDELLAMQKKLKGTDDELDKYSEALKDAQENLEMSEKKAGDAEGDVASLNRRIQLVEEELDRAQERLATALQKLEEAEKAADESERGMKVIENRAMKDEEKMEIQEMQLKEAKHIAEEADRKYEEVARKLVILEGELERAEERAEISELKCGDLEEELKNVTNNLKSLEAQSDKYSEKEDKYEEEIKVLSDRLKEAETRAEFAERTAAKLEKTIDDLEDELYTQKLKYKAISEELDHALNDMNTL from the exons ATGGAGGCCATCAAGAAGAAGATGCAGATGCTGAAGCTGGACAAGGAGAACGCCATCGACAGGGCGGAACAGGCTGAGTCCGACAAAAAGGCAGCAGAGGATAAATGCAAGCAG CTGGAGGATGAGCTGCTGGCTATGCAGAAGAAGCTGAAGGGAACAGACGACGAGCTGGACAAGTACTCGGAGGCTCTGAAGGATGCTCAGGAGAATCTGGAAATGTCGGAGAAGAAGGCCGGAGAC GCCGAGGGCGATGTGGCGTCTCTGAACCGCAGGAtccagctggtggaggaggagttgGACCGTGCCCAGGAGAGACTGGCCACAGCCCtgcagaagctggaggaggcagagaaagctGCAGATGAGAGCGAAAG AGGCATGAAGGTGATTGAAAACAGAGCCATGAAAGacgaggagaagatggagatcCAGGAGATGCAACTCAAAGAGGCCAAGCACATTGCTGAGGAGGCCGACCGCAAATATGAGGAG GTTGCTCGTAAACTGGTCATCCTGGAGGGTGAGctggagagagcagaggagagggcgGAGATCTCAGAACT GAAATGTGGTGACCTGGAAGAGGAGCTCAAGAACGTCACCAACAACCTCAAATCGCTAGAGGCTCAGTCTGACAAG taCTCTgagaaagaagacaaatatgAGGAGGAGATAAAAGTCCTCAGCGACAGACTCAAGGAG GCGGAAACCCGTGCAGAGTTTGCAGAAAGGACAGCGGCTAAACTGGAAAAGACCATAGATGACTTAGAAG ACGAGCTGTACACTCAGAAGCTGAAATACAAGGCTATCAGCGAGGAGCTGGATCATGCCCTCAATGATATGAACACCTTGTAA
- the LOC117777737 gene encoding tropomyosin alpha-4 chain-like isoform X3, with protein sequence MLSVKKKIQTLQLQIDEADDRANDVQRELDSEKKERDKAEGDVASLNRRIQLVEEELDRAQERLATALQKLEEAEKAADESERGMKVIENRAMKDEEKMEIQEMQLKEAKHIAEEADRKYEEVARKLVILEGELERAEERAEISELKCGDLEEELKNVTNNLKSLEAQSDKYSEKEDKYEEEIKVLSDRLKEAETRAEFAERTAAKLEKTIDDLEEKLSSAKEENLGMHQVLDQTLQELNSL encoded by the exons ATGTTGTCCGTGAAGAAGAAAATCCAGACGCTGCAGCTGCAGATCGATGAAGCGGATGATCGGGCCAATGACGTGCAGAGGGAGCTGGACTCTGAGAAGAAAGAGCGTGACAAA GCCGAGGGCGATGTGGCGTCTCTGAACCGCAGGAtccagctggtggaggaggagttgGACCGTGCCCAGGAGAGACTGGCCACAGCCCtgcagaagctggaggaggcagagaaagctGCAGATGAGAGCGAAAG AGGCATGAAGGTGATTGAAAACAGAGCCATGAAAGacgaggagaagatggagatcCAGGAGATGCAACTCAAAGAGGCCAAGCACATTGCTGAGGAGGCCGACCGCAAATATGAGGAG GTTGCTCGTAAACTGGTCATCCTGGAGGGTGAGctggagagagcagaggagagggcgGAGATCTCAGAACT GAAATGTGGTGACCTGGAAGAGGAGCTCAAGAACGTCACCAACAACCTCAAATCGCTAGAGGCTCAGTCTGACAAG taCTCTgagaaagaagacaaatatgAGGAGGAGATAAAAGTCCTCAGCGACAGACTCAAGGAG GCGGAAACCCGTGCAGAGTTTGCAGAAAGGACAGCGGCTAAACTGGAAAAGACCATAGATGACTTAGAAG aGAAACTATCATCTGCAAAAGAGGAGAACCTAGGAATGCACCAAGTCCTGGACCAAACACTGCAGGAACTGAACAGCTTGTAA
- the LOC117777737 gene encoding tropomyosin alpha-4 chain-like isoform X4, whose protein sequence is MLSVKKKIQTLQLQIDEADDRANDVQRELDSEKKERDKAEGDVASLNRRIQLVEEELDRAQERLATALQKLEEAEKAADESERGMKVIENRAMKDEEKMEIQEMQLKEAKHIAEEADRKYEEVARKLVILEGELERAEERAEISELKCGDLEEELKNVTNNLKSLEAQSDKYSEKEDKYEEEIKVLSDRLKEAETRAEFAERTAAKLEKTIDDLEDELYTQKLKYKAISEELDHALNDMNTL, encoded by the exons ATGTTGTCCGTGAAGAAGAAAATCCAGACGCTGCAGCTGCAGATCGATGAAGCGGATGATCGGGCCAATGACGTGCAGAGGGAGCTGGACTCTGAGAAGAAAGAGCGTGACAAA GCCGAGGGCGATGTGGCGTCTCTGAACCGCAGGAtccagctggtggaggaggagttgGACCGTGCCCAGGAGAGACTGGCCACAGCCCtgcagaagctggaggaggcagagaaagctGCAGATGAGAGCGAAAG AGGCATGAAGGTGATTGAAAACAGAGCCATGAAAGacgaggagaagatggagatcCAGGAGATGCAACTCAAAGAGGCCAAGCACATTGCTGAGGAGGCCGACCGCAAATATGAGGAG GTTGCTCGTAAACTGGTCATCCTGGAGGGTGAGctggagagagcagaggagagggcgGAGATCTCAGAACT GAAATGTGGTGACCTGGAAGAGGAGCTCAAGAACGTCACCAACAACCTCAAATCGCTAGAGGCTCAGTCTGACAAG taCTCTgagaaagaagacaaatatgAGGAGGAGATAAAAGTCCTCAGCGACAGACTCAAGGAG GCGGAAACCCGTGCAGAGTTTGCAGAAAGGACAGCGGCTAAACTGGAAAAGACCATAGATGACTTAGAAG ACGAGCTGTACACTCAGAAGCTGAAATACAAGGCTATCAGCGAGGAGCTGGATCATGCCCTCAATGATATGAACACCTTGTAA
- the LOC117777738 gene encoding ras-related protein Rab-8A isoform X1 codes for MAKTYDYLFKLLLIGDSGVGKTCVLFRFSEDAFNSTFISTIGIDFKIRTIELDGKKIKLQIWDTAGQERFRTITTAYYRGAMGIMLVYDITNEKSFENIKNWIRNIEEHASSDVEKMVLGNKCDINDKRQVSKDRGEQLALEFGIKFMETSAKANINVENAFLTLARDIKSKMDTKLEGNAAQGSSHGVKISEPQKKTSFFRCSLL; via the exons ATGGCGAAGACGTACGATTATTTGTTCAAATTACTGCTAATCGGTGACTCCGGTGTCGGGAAGACCTGCGTCCTGTTCCGGTTTTCAGAGGACGCCTTCAACTCCACGTTCATCTCGACCATAG GCATTGATTTCAAGATCAGGACGATAGAGCTGGACGGCAAGAAGATAAAGTTGCAGATATG GGATACGGCCGGCCAGGAGCGCTTCCGAACAATCACAACTGCCTACTACAGAGGAGCTATG GGCATCATGCTCGTCTATGACATCACCAACGAGAAGTCGTTTGAAAACATCAAGAACTGGATAAGAAACATAGAGGAG CATGCATCCTCTGATGTTGAAAAGATGGTCCTCGGCAACAAATGTGACATCAACGACAAGCGGCAGGTGTCCAAGGACAGGGGGGAG CAGCTTGCATTAGAATTTGGAATCAAGTTCATGGAGACAAGTGCAAAGGCCAACATCAACGTGGAAAAC GCGTTTTTGACACTTGCCCGAGACATCAAATCGAAAATGGACACAAAATTG gagggaaaTGCGGCGCAGGGGAGCAGTCACGGAGTTAAGATCTCCGAGCCTCAGAAAAAGACCAGCTTCTTCCGCTGTAGCCTACTCTGA
- the LOC117777738 gene encoding ras-related protein Rab-8A isoform X2 — translation MAKTYDYLFKLLLIGDSGVGKTCVLFRFSEDAFNSTFISTIGIDFKIRTIELDGKKIKLQIWDTAGQERFRTITTAYYRGAMGIMLVYDITNEKSFENIKNWIRNIEEHASSDVEKMVLGNKCDINDKRQVSKDRGENLALEFGIKFMETSAKANINVENAFLTLARDIKSKMDTKLEGNAAQGSSHGVKISEPQKKTSFFRCSLL, via the exons ATGGCGAAGACGTACGATTATTTGTTCAAATTACTGCTAATCGGTGACTCCGGTGTCGGGAAGACCTGCGTCCTGTTCCGGTTTTCAGAGGACGCCTTCAACTCCACGTTCATCTCGACCATAG GCATTGATTTCAAGATCAGGACGATAGAGCTGGACGGCAAGAAGATAAAGTTGCAGATATG GGATACGGCCGGCCAGGAGCGCTTCCGAACAATCACAACTGCCTACTACAGAGGAGCTATG GGCATCATGCTCGTCTATGACATCACCAACGAGAAGTCGTTTGAAAACATCAAGAACTGGATAAGAAACATAGAGGAG CATGCATCCTCTGATGTTGAAAAGATGGTCCTCGGCAACAAATGTGACATCAACGACAAGCGGCAGGTGTCCAAGGACAGGGGGGAGAAT CTTGCATTAGAATTTGGAATCAAGTTCATGGAGACAAGTGCAAAGGCCAACATCAACGTGGAAAAC GCGTTTTTGACACTTGCCCGAGACATCAAATCGAAAATGGACACAAAATTG gagggaaaTGCGGCGCAGGGGAGCAGTCACGGAGTTAAGATCTCCGAGCCTCAGAAAAAGACCAGCTTCTTCCGCTGTAGCCTACTCTGA
- the cib3 gene encoding calcium and integrin-binding family member 3 translates to MGNKQTIFTAQQLDAYQDCTYFTRKEILRLFYRYRDLAPQLVPLDYTSQPDVKLPYELIGSMPELKDNPFRQRIAEAFSEDGEGNMTLEDFLDMFSVLSEMAPRDLKAYYAFKIYDFNNDDFICKSDLEKTVNKLTRNELTEDEVRMVCEKVIDEADLDNDGRLSLEDFQHMIARAPDFLSTFHIRI, encoded by the exons GACTGTACTTACTTCACGAGAAAGGAAATCCTCAG ACTCTTCTACCGTTATCGGGATCTGGCACCGCAGCTCGTTCCCCTTGACTACACCAGCCAGCCAGATGTGAAGTTACCATATGAGCTGATTGGGAGCATGCCAGAGCTGAAG GACAACCCGTTCCGTCAGAGGATCGCCGAGGCTTTCTCTGAGGACGGAGAGGGGAACATGACGCTGGAAGACTTTTTGGACATGTTTTCAGTCCTGAGTGAGATGGCTCCACGTGACCTCAAGGCCTACTACGCCTTCAAGATTTATG ACTTCAACAATGACGACTTTATCTGCAAGTCAGACCTGGAGAAGACCGTGAACAAACTGACCCGCAACGAGCTGACGGAGGACGAGGTGAGGATGGTGTGTGAGAAGGTGATCGACGAGGCCGACCTGGACAACGACGGGCGTCTGTCGCTGGAGGACTTCCAGCACATGATTGCTAGAGCCCCGGACTTCCTCAG CACCTTCCACATAAGGATTTAA